One genomic segment of Protaetiibacter intestinalis includes these proteins:
- a CDS encoding ABC transporter ATP-binding protein → MTQTTAPVAAPHGASAAGGPAIELRDITIQYERPGQEPLAIVAGYDLDLRRGGLHCLAGRSGSGKTSILRVAAGLVPPTAGTVGWEGLEITGLADDVITAKRRKHIGYLDQRGNLLPGLTALENVLLPALPDRQTRQLARRARDLLEQLGVAGRSGHYPDRLSGGERQRVAFARALLLNPAVVMADEPTASLDRASADALIRMLRTLAANGHAVLVASHDAHLIDAADSRTTLA, encoded by the coding sequence ATGACGCAGACCACCGCCCCCGTCGCCGCCCCGCACGGCGCGTCCGCCGCCGGCGGCCCCGCGATCGAGCTGCGCGACATCACCATCCAGTACGAGCGTCCCGGCCAGGAGCCGCTCGCGATCGTCGCGGGCTACGACCTCGACCTCCGCCGCGGCGGGCTGCACTGCCTCGCCGGCCGCAGCGGCTCGGGCAAGACGAGCATCCTGCGCGTCGCCGCGGGGCTCGTGCCGCCCACCGCGGGCACGGTGGGCTGGGAGGGGCTCGAGATCACCGGCCTCGCCGACGACGTCATCACCGCGAAGCGCCGCAAGCACATCGGCTACCTCGACCAGCGCGGCAACCTGCTGCCCGGGCTCACCGCCCTCGAGAACGTGCTGCTGCCGGCGCTGCCCGACCGCCAGACCCGCCAGTTGGCCCGGCGCGCGCGCGACCTGCTCGAGCAGCTCGGCGTCGCGGGCCGCTCCGGCCACTACCCCGACCGTCTCTCCGGCGGCGAACGCCAGCGGGTCGCCTTCGCCCGCGCGCTGCTGCTGAACCCCGCCGTCGTGATGGCCGACGAGCCCACCGCGAGCCTCGACCGGGCGAGCGCCGACGCCCTCATCCGGATGCTGCGCACCCTCGCCGCGAACGGTCACGCCGTGCTCGTCGCCTCGCACGACGCGCACCTCATCGACGCGGCGGACTCGCGCACGACGCTCGCCTGA
- the lepA gene encoding translation elongation factor 4: MSPRALKPLPPAATDPARIRNFCIIAHIDHGKSTLADRMLQITGVVSDRDMRAQYLDRMDIERERGITIKSQAVRMPWQLGADTYALNMIDTPGHVDFTYEVSRSLAACEGAILLVDAAQGIEAQTLANLYLALENDLEIIPVLNKIDLPAADPDKYARELAQLIGGDPDEVLRVSGKTGMGVEELLDRVVERIPAPVGVKDAPARAMIFDSVYDSYRGVVTYVRMVDGQLNPRERIQMMSTKATHEILEIGVSSPEPSPSKGLGVGEVGYLITGVKDVRQSKVGDTVTSAAKAASTALPGYTDPLPMVFSGIYPIDGSDYPDLREALDKLKLSDAALQYEPETSVALGFGFRCGFLGLLHLEIITERLRREFDLDLITTAPSVPYQVTTEDRKTVTVTNPSEYPTGAKIAEVLEPIVNASILAPKDYVGAIMELCQSRRGTMKSMDYLGEDRVELKYTLPLGEIVFDFFDQLKSKTQGYASLDYEPAGEAPGDLVKVDILLQGETVDAFSAIVHKDKAYAYGTMMATRLRELIPRQQFEVPIQAAIGARIIARENIRAMRKDVLAKCYGGDITRKRKLLEKQKEGKKRMKMVGRVEVPQEAFIAALSGDTEAKKDKK, translated from the coding sequence ATGTCACCCCGCGCCCTGAAGCCCCTGCCGCCCGCCGCCACCGACCCGGCGCGCATCCGCAATTTCTGCATCATCGCGCACATCGACCACGGCAAGTCGACGCTCGCCGACCGCATGCTGCAGATCACCGGCGTCGTCTCCGACCGCGACATGCGCGCCCAGTACCTCGACCGCATGGACATCGAGCGCGAGCGCGGCATCACGATCAAGAGCCAGGCGGTGCGGATGCCGTGGCAGCTCGGCGCCGACACCTACGCCCTCAACATGATCGACACGCCCGGCCACGTCGACTTCACCTACGAGGTGAGCCGCAGCCTCGCCGCCTGCGAGGGCGCCATCCTGCTCGTGGACGCGGCGCAGGGCATCGAGGCCCAGACGCTCGCGAACCTCTACCTCGCGCTCGAGAACGACCTCGAGATCATCCCCGTGCTCAACAAGATCGACCTGCCGGCGGCCGACCCCGACAAGTACGCGCGCGAGCTCGCGCAGCTGATCGGCGGCGACCCGGACGAGGTGCTGCGCGTCTCGGGCAAGACCGGCATGGGCGTCGAGGAGCTGCTCGACCGGGTCGTCGAGCGCATCCCGGCGCCGGTCGGCGTGAAGGACGCCCCCGCCCGCGCCATGATCTTCGACTCGGTCTACGACTCCTACCGCGGCGTCGTCACCTACGTGCGCATGGTCGACGGGCAGCTGAATCCGCGCGAGCGCATCCAGATGATGTCGACGAAGGCCACCCACGAGATCCTCGAGATCGGCGTGAGCTCGCCGGAGCCCTCCCCGTCGAAGGGTCTCGGCGTCGGCGAGGTGGGCTACCTCATCACGGGCGTGAAGGACGTGCGCCAGTCGAAGGTGGGCGACACGGTCACGAGCGCCGCGAAGGCCGCGTCCACGGCGCTGCCGGGCTACACCGACCCGCTGCCGATGGTGTTCTCGGGCATCTACCCGATCGACGGCAGCGACTACCCGGACCTGCGCGAGGCGCTCGACAAGCTCAAGCTCTCGGATGCCGCCCTCCAGTACGAGCCCGAGACCTCGGTCGCGCTCGGCTTCGGCTTCCGTTGCGGGTTCCTCGGCCTGCTGCACCTCGAGATCATCACGGAGCGTCTGCGCCGCGAGTTCGACCTCGACCTCATCACGACCGCGCCCTCCGTGCCGTACCAGGTGACGACGGAGGATCGGAAGACGGTCACCGTCACGAACCCCTCCGAGTACCCGACGGGGGCGAAGATCGCCGAGGTGCTCGAGCCGATCGTCAACGCGTCGATCCTCGCCCCGAAGGACTACGTGGGCGCCATCATGGAGCTCTGCCAGTCCCGCCGCGGCACCATGAAGTCGATGGACTACCTCGGCGAGGACCGCGTCGAGCTCAAGTACACCCTCCCGCTCGGCGAGATCGTGTTCGACTTCTTCGACCAGCTGAAGTCGAAGACGCAGGGCTACGCCTCCCTCGACTACGAGCCGGCGGGCGAGGCGCCCGGCGACCTCGTGAAGGTCGACATCCTGCTGCAGGGCGAGACGGTCGACGCGTTCAGCGCGATCGTCCACAAGGACAAGGCCTACGCCTACGGCACCATGATGGCGACGCGCCTGCGCGAGCTGATCCCGCGCCAGCAGTTCGAGGTGCCCATCCAGGCGGCGATCGGCGCCCGCATCATCGCGCGCGAGAACATCCGCGCGATGCGCAAGGACGTGCTGGCCAAGTGCTACGGCGGCGACATCACCCGCAAGCGCAAGCTGCTCGAGAAGCAGAAGGAGGGCAAGAAGCGGATGAAGATGGTCGGCCGCGTCGAGGTGCCCCAGGAGGCGTTCATCGCCGCGCTCTCGGGCGACACCGAGGCGAAGAAGGACAAGAAGTAG